A single genomic interval of Flavihumibacter rivuli harbors:
- a CDS encoding SIR2 family NAD-dependent protein deacylase, with protein MGRKKLVVLTGAGISAESGLRTFRDSDGLWEGYSIEEVATPRAWKKDPQLVLDFYNMRRSQVREAQPNAAHYALAELEDTYEVQIITQNIDDLHERAGSSQVLHLHGEIFKMRSDRDEQLVTRVEGDIRLGDKAPDGGQYRPHIVWFEEPVRMIEPAIGLVQQADLFLIVGTSLVVYPAAGLVQYVPRGIPRYIVDKKIPYGVEGAGFVAIESPATDGLPRLMAMLKEKGI; from the coding sequence ATGGGCAGGAAAAAACTGGTAGTGTTGACAGGTGCGGGCATTAGCGCGGAAAGTGGTTTAAGGACCTTCCGTGATAGTGACGGACTTTGGGAAGGATATTCGATTGAGGAAGTGGCAACACCAAGGGCCTGGAAAAAGGACCCTCAACTGGTACTCGACTTCTATAATATGCGTCGCAGCCAGGTCCGTGAAGCCCAGCCCAATGCAGCCCATTATGCCTTGGCGGAATTGGAGGATACTTACGAAGTCCAGATCATTACCCAAAATATTGATGACCTCCATGAACGCGCCGGTTCATCCCAGGTGTTGCATTTGCACGGGGAGATCTTTAAGATGAGAAGTGACAGGGATGAACAATTGGTGACCAGGGTTGAAGGGGATATCAGGCTAGGGGACAAGGCACCCGATGGCGGACAATACCGTCCGCATATTGTTTGGTTCGAAGAACCTGTGCGCATGATCGAGCCGGCCATTGGGTTGGTACAGCAGGCAGATCTCTTTCTCATAGTAGGCACATCCCTTGTTGTCTACCCGGCGGCAGGGTTGGTCCAGTACGTTCCCCGTGGGATACCCAGGTATATCGTTGACAAGAAGATCCCTTATGGCGTTGAAGGCGCCGGCTTTGTGGCCATTGAATCACCGGCAACCGATGGATTGCCAAGGTTGATGGCAATGCTGAAGGAAAAGGGGATTTAA
- the ribH gene encoding 6,7-dimethyl-8-ribityllumazine synthase: MAQVSNSNLLKLDTGILPKDACIVLVKTEWNAAVVDELEAGAIRVLEANGISRFSTITVPGAVEIPFGIKSYWEAKKYWDDRPHAFIALGCVVRGDTPHFDYVCKAVTDGVVQLNLNLPVPVIFGVLTVNNDEQARERIGGKHGHKGEEAAITALKMISLQRSFKK, from the coding sequence ATGGCTCAGGTAAGCAATAGTAATTTATTGAAATTAGATACAGGCATTCTTCCAAAGGATGCCTGTATTGTTTTGGTTAAAACGGAGTGGAATGCTGCCGTTGTAGATGAATTGGAAGCAGGCGCCATCCGCGTCCTGGAAGCTAATGGCATCAGCCGTTTCTCCACCATTACTGTTCCGGGTGCAGTGGAAATTCCCTTTGGCATCAAAAGTTATTGGGAGGCCAAGAAGTATTGGGATGACCGTCCCCACGCCTTCATTGCGCTTGGTTGCGTGGTCAGGGGCGATACCCCACATTTCGATTATGTATGCAAAGCAGTGACAGATGGTGTGGTGCAATTGAACCTCAACCTTCCTGTGCCAGTCATCTTTGGTGTATTGACCGTGAATAATGATGAGCAGGCAAGGGAACGCATCGGTGGCAAGCACGGCCATAAAGGTGAGGAAGCCGCCATTACTGCCCTAAAAATGATCAGCCTGCAGCGAAGCTTCAAAAAGTGA
- a CDS encoding tetratricopeptide repeat protein, giving the protein MKKILFTTLLVSAVMGASAQNLEKIKDNLKSKKYTEAKTQIDQFLANEKNAKNAEGWYTKAKVYSEIAQDPTMGPATPDARKVAFDALKQYVALDDKGQYVLLQIDQYKPIMDIYQGFFKAGADDYNSNKYESAYGNFKGCMEVGEFMNQKKWSNLALDTTVVLYTGISAEKSNKRDDAAIYYGKLADAKVSGEGMGEIYKWLVDYHYNTKKDEAAAQKYLTLGKEMFPKDAFWSAYELDMARDAGDKNNLFKKYEEVLAQDPNNVAIRYNYAVEMYQEAYKPEIKDRPSNAAELTAKAEENLKKVVELKPDYAAAFLVLGQIQYNQGVDYNTQNKAIRPPAGGKLKPEELKKKEELRGLIAKKFDDAIPYFEKVDEILGSQGKLKMEDKSHLKDAYDLLITIYDNKGNKDKVTFYENKFNNVDKAH; this is encoded by the coding sequence ATGAAAAAGATCCTTTTTACAACATTGCTTGTTTCAGCGGTAATGGGAGCGTCTGCCCAGAACCTCGAAAAGATCAAGGACAACTTAAAGTCAAAGAAATACACAGAAGCTAAGACCCAGATAGACCAGTTCCTGGCCAATGAAAAGAATGCCAAGAATGCAGAAGGATGGTATACAAAGGCCAAGGTATACAGCGAGATCGCGCAGGACCCAACTATGGGACCAGCAACACCCGATGCCCGTAAAGTGGCATTCGATGCCCTGAAGCAATATGTTGCCCTGGACGACAAGGGACAATATGTATTGTTACAGATCGATCAATACAAGCCGATCATGGATATCTACCAGGGTTTCTTCAAGGCTGGAGCTGATGATTACAACAGCAATAAGTATGAGTCTGCTTACGGCAACTTCAAGGGTTGTATGGAAGTAGGTGAATTCATGAACCAGAAGAAATGGAGCAACCTGGCACTGGATACTACCGTCGTATTGTATACCGGTATCAGTGCCGAGAAATCCAATAAGCGCGATGACGCTGCGATCTATTATGGTAAGCTGGCCGATGCCAAGGTAAGTGGCGAAGGCATGGGCGAGATCTATAAGTGGTTGGTGGATTACCACTACAATACCAAGAAGGACGAGGCCGCTGCCCAGAAATACCTGACCTTGGGTAAGGAAATGTTCCCCAAGGATGCATTCTGGTCTGCCTACGAACTGGATATGGCCCGTGATGCCGGCGACAAGAATAACCTGTTCAAGAAGTACGAAGAAGTACTGGCCCAGGACCCCAATAATGTAGCGATCCGTTACAATTATGCGGTGGAGATGTACCAGGAAGCCTATAAGCCGGAGATCAAGGATCGTCCATCCAATGCTGCCGAGCTGACTGCCAAGGCTGAAGAGAACCTGAAGAAGGTGGTAGAACTGAAGCCTGATTATGCAGCTGCTTTCCTGGTATTGGGACAGATCCAGTACAACCAGGGCGTTGATTACAATACCCAGAACAAGGCCATCCGTCCGCCAGCTGGTGGCAAGCTGAAGCCTGAAGAACTGAAGAAGAAGGAAGAATTGCGTGGTTTGATCGCCAAGAAATTCGATGATGCTATTCCTTACTTCGAGAAGGTGGATGAGATCCTTGGCAGCCAGGGCAAACTGAAGATGGAAGACAAGAGCCACCTGAAGGATGCTTATGACCTGCTGATCACCATTTACGATAACAAGGGTAACAAGGATAAAGTGACCTTCTACGAGAATAAGTTCAACAACGTAGACAAGGCCCACTAA
- a CDS encoding dodecin has product MPVVKVIELIASSEKSIEDAIQNAVAEASKTIRNIDSVYVQDIKAHVKDGKISTYGVICKVSFRIDH; this is encoded by the coding sequence ATGCCAGTTGTCAAAGTAATTGAATTGATCGCCTCTTCAGAAAAGAGTATCGAAGATGCCATCCAGAACGCGGTGGCCGAAGCATCTAAAACCATCAGGAATATTGACTCTGTTTATGTGCAGGATATCAAAGCACATGTAAAGGATGGTAAGATCTCGACCTATGGCGTCATTTGCAAGGTTTCCTTCCGGATTGACCATTAG
- a CDS encoding EVE domain-containing protein encodes MAFWLVKSEPFKYSWDQFVADKKTFWDGVRNYAARNNLKAMKKGEQVLFYHSNEGVEVVGIAEVVKEHYQDPTTNEEAWVVVDLKPVKKLKQPVPLSVIKNDPRLANMALVKLTRLSVQPVTEEEWKVVMELAGE; translated from the coding sequence ATGGCTTTCTGGTTGGTGAAATCCGAACCTTTTAAATACAGTTGGGACCAATTCGTAGCAGATAAAAAGACCTTTTGGGATGGCGTCCGGAATTATGCTGCAAGGAATAACCTCAAGGCAATGAAGAAGGGGGAACAGGTATTGTTCTACCATAGTAATGAAGGGGTTGAAGTAGTAGGTATTGCCGAAGTGGTGAAGGAGCATTACCAGGATCCTACCACCAATGAGGAAGCCTGGGTGGTGGTTGACCTGAAGCCGGTAAAGAAATTGAAACAGCCCGTACCCCTTTCCGTGATCAAGAATGACCCAAGGCTGGCCAATATGGCATTGGTGAAACTGACCAGGCTGAGTGTACAGCCGGTAACGGAAGAAGAATGGAAGGTGGTGATGGAGTTGGCCGGTGAGTAA
- a CDS encoding YfgM family protein: protein MAENKNIPVEATETNEVVDKVTGFWQQNSKNIIIAVAAVVLLAGGYAGYKYFISGPKETKANEALFRAENYFRMDSLQLALNGDATNPGFVKIMDKYSGTPAANLARFYAGSSYLKLGDFKNAEKYLKDFSSSSVQVNARAKSLLADALAEQGKKEEAVKLYLEAAKMFEKDEFNSSEYYFRAGYLLESLGKNQEAIEAYKAIKEKYPRSERGFDIDKYLARLGVTE from the coding sequence ATGGCAGAAAACAAGAACATACCTGTTGAAGCAACCGAAACAAATGAAGTGGTTGATAAGGTAACAGGATTCTGGCAACAAAACAGTAAGAATATCATTATCGCGGTTGCCGCGGTAGTATTGCTGGCTGGTGGTTATGCAGGCTATAAGTATTTCATTTCCGGTCCAAAGGAAACCAAGGCAAATGAAGCCTTGTTCCGTGCTGAAAACTATTTCAGGATGGACTCCCTGCAACTTGCCCTTAACGGGGATGCTACCAATCCCGGCTTCGTGAAGATCATGGACAAGTACAGCGGTACCCCTGCTGCCAACCTGGCCCGCTTTTATGCCGGTTCTTCCTACCTGAAGCTTGGTGATTTCAAGAACGCCGAGAAATACCTGAAGGATTTCTCCTCTTCTTCCGTACAGGTGAATGCACGTGCCAAGAGCCTGCTCGCCGATGCCCTGGCTGAACAGGGAAAAAAGGAAGAAGCAGTAAAACTTTACCTGGAGGCTGCAAAGATGTTCGAGAAGGATGAGTTCAATTCTTCAGAATATTATTTCCGAGCCGGTTACCTGCTGGAAAGCCTGGGTAAGAACCAGGAGGCTATCGAAGCCTACAAGGCCATCAAGGAAAAGTATCCGCGCAGCGAGCGTGGCTTTGATATTGACAAATACCTGGCCCGCCTGGGAGTGACTGAATAA
- a CDS encoding (Fe-S)-binding protein, whose product MKVQLFIPCFVDQLFPQTAFNMIKVLEKLGCEVSYNEEQTCCGQPAFNAGYWDESKAVCEKFIHEVKDAECIVAPSASCAGFVRNYYPKLFDNSSVHNEVKDIRNRMFEFSEFLVNVLKVEDIGASLPLKATYHDSCAALRECRIKEEPRKLLEKVKGLELLEMQDVETCCGFGGTFSVKYEPISIGMADQKVSNAMQTGADCIISTDLSCLMHLDGYIRHKQLPLRTMHIADVLASGW is encoded by the coding sequence ATGAAGGTACAGTTATTCATTCCCTGTTTTGTGGACCAGTTGTTTCCCCAGACCGCTTTCAACATGATCAAGGTGTTGGAGAAGCTGGGTTGCGAAGTTTCCTATAATGAAGAACAAACCTGTTGCGGGCAGCCTGCTTTCAATGCCGGTTATTGGGATGAATCGAAAGCCGTTTGCGAAAAATTCATCCATGAAGTAAAGGATGCGGAGTGCATCGTGGCTCCCAGCGCTTCCTGTGCCGGTTTTGTGCGCAACTATTACCCGAAGTTATTCGATAATTCTTCCGTGCATAATGAGGTGAAGGATATCAGGAACCGGATGTTCGAGTTCTCGGAGTTCCTGGTGAATGTATTGAAGGTGGAAGATATTGGGGCCTCCCTGCCCCTGAAGGCGACCTATCATGATTCCTGCGCGGCACTCCGCGAATGCAGGATCAAGGAGGAACCCCGCAAGTTGTTGGAAAAAGTGAAGGGACTGGAATTGCTGGAGATGCAGGATGTGGAGACCTGTTGTGGTTTTGGTGGAACCTTTTCGGTGAAATACGAACCCATATCCATTGGTATGGCGGACCAGAAAGTGAGCAATGCCATGCAAACGGGGGCCGACTGCATTATTTCCACGGACCTTTCCTGCCTGATGCATCTCGATGGCTATATCCGCCATAAGCAACTCCCCCTCAGGACCATGCATATTGCAGATGTGCTGGCCAGTGGCTGGTAA
- the gyrA gene encoding DNA gyrase subunit A, with amino-acid sequence MEDNLTPQETNDSNRIISINIEEQMKTAYIDYSMSVIVGRALPDVRDGLKPVHRRILFAMNELGITHNKPYKKSARIVGEVLGKYHPHGDTAVYDTMVRMAQEWSMRHTLIDGQGNFGSQDGDGPAAMRYTEVRLQRFAESMLEDIEKETVDFTLNFDDSLEEPTVLPTRIPQLLVNGSTGIAVGMATNMLPHNLGEVVDGCIAYIDNREITIDDLMKHVKAPDFPTGGIIWGIDGIRQAMNTGRGRVVLRGKVHVDTKPSGREQIIITEVPYQVNRDALCDKIGSLVIDKTIEGIAHVNNESNQKEGTRIVIDLKRDAVANVVINQLYKFTELQTSYGINNVALVKGRPRTLNLKELIHEFVEFRHEVVVRRAQYELREAQRKAHILQGYLIALDHLDEVIALIRSSATPDIARENLVNAGWGLDEIQAKAILELRLQRLTGMEREKIKEEYDELMKLIASLQELLGNEGLRYDLIKKELTEVKDRFATPRRSEITYLADEMNILDFIAEEDVVITISHLGYIKRTSATEYRAQRRGGRGAIGGKTRDEDYIEHIFVASTHHTMIFFTEKGRCYWLKVYEIPEGEKNSKGRAIQNLMQLPPDDKVRAIIDVANLDDKEFVQSHYIVLCTKKGIIKKTLLEDFSRPRQTGVNAITIVEGDQLLDARMTDGNSEIMMAVKSGRAIRFPEEKVRPTGRGAIGVGGIEVDEDNDEVIGMICVGKDDTSKTVLVVSEKGFGKRTPIDEYRITNRGGKGVKTINVTDKTGPLVGILDVTEKEDLMISCRSGLTIRTGISNIREAGRATQGVKLISLQEGDEIAAITKLDEFEQEAPVTEASADAEPNEIPNSTDEPTGSGENPSTETGTEQ; translated from the coding sequence ATGGAAGACAATCTGACGCCTCAGGAAACGAACGATTCCAACAGGATTATTTCGATCAACATTGAAGAGCAAATGAAGACCGCCTACATCGACTATTCCATGTCGGTGATAGTTGGTCGTGCGCTCCCTGATGTACGCGATGGTTTGAAGCCCGTACATCGCAGGATCCTTTTTGCCATGAATGAATTGGGTATCACCCATAACAAACCCTATAAGAAGTCTGCCCGTATTGTCGGGGAGGTGCTGGGTAAGTACCACCCGCACGGTGATACAGCGGTTTACGATACCATGGTGCGGATGGCCCAGGAATGGAGCATGCGCCATACCCTTATCGATGGCCAGGGTAACTTCGGTAGCCAGGATGGTGATGGCCCGGCGGCCATGCGTTATACGGAGGTACGCCTGCAGCGCTTTGCAGAAAGCATGCTGGAGGATATCGAGAAGGAAACAGTTGATTTTACCCTCAACTTCGACGATTCGCTGGAAGAACCCACGGTACTGCCTACCCGCATTCCCCAGTTGCTGGTGAATGGTTCAACCGGTATCGCGGTAGGTATGGCCACCAATATGCTTCCCCATAACCTCGGGGAAGTGGTGGACGGCTGTATTGCGTATATAGATAACCGTGAGATAACGATCGATGACCTGATGAAGCATGTGAAGGCCCCCGATTTCCCTACTGGTGGTATCATCTGGGGGATTGATGGCATTCGCCAGGCCATGAATACAGGCAGGGGAAGGGTAGTGCTGAGGGGTAAGGTGCATGTGGATACCAAGCCCAGTGGCCGTGAGCAGATCATCATTACGGAAGTTCCCTACCAGGTAAACCGTGATGCGCTTTGTGACAAGATCGGTTCGCTGGTGATCGATAAGACCATCGAGGGTATCGCCCATGTGAACAACGAGTCCAACCAGAAGGAAGGTACCCGTATCGTTATTGACCTGAAACGCGATGCCGTTGCCAATGTGGTGATCAACCAGTTGTACAAATTCACAGAGCTGCAAACCTCTTATGGCATCAATAATGTGGCCCTGGTAAAAGGCCGTCCGCGTACCCTTAACCTGAAGGAACTGATCCATGAATTCGTGGAGTTCCGCCATGAAGTGGTGGTGCGCAGGGCCCAGTATGAACTGAGGGAGGCGCAGCGAAAAGCGCATATCCTCCAGGGTTACCTGATCGCACTGGACCACCTGGATGAAGTGATCGCCCTGATCCGTAGTTCCGCCACGCCGGATATTGCAAGGGAGAACCTGGTGAATGCCGGCTGGGGACTGGATGAGATCCAGGCAAAGGCCATCCTGGAACTGCGCTTGCAGCGATTGACAGGCATGGAAAGAGAAAAGATCAAGGAGGAGTATGATGAACTGATGAAGCTGATCGCCAGCCTGCAGGAATTGCTTGGCAATGAAGGACTGCGTTATGACCTGATCAAAAAGGAACTGACAGAGGTGAAGGACAGGTTTGCCACTCCACGCAGGTCGGAGATCACCTACCTGGCCGATGAGATGAATATCCTTGATTTCATTGCAGAGGAAGATGTGGTGATCACCATATCCCATCTCGGCTATATCAAACGGACATCCGCAACCGAATACCGTGCCCAGCGCAGAGGTGGAAGGGGAGCGATAGGGGGCAAGACCCGTGATGAGGATTATATCGAGCACATATTTGTGGCTTCCACCCACCATACAATGATCTTCTTCACGGAGAAAGGAAGGTGTTACTGGCTGAAGGTGTATGAGATCCCGGAAGGCGAGAAGAACAGCAAGGGCAGGGCCATCCAGAACCTGATGCAGCTTCCGCCGGATGATAAGGTGAGGGCGATCATCGATGTCGCTAACCTTGACGATAAAGAATTCGTTCAATCCCATTATATCGTTCTTTGTACCAAGAAGGGCATCATCAAGAAGACCTTGCTGGAAGATTTCAGCAGGCCAAGGCAAACGGGTGTTAATGCCATCACCATTGTGGAAGGCGACCAGTTGCTGGATGCCAGGATGACCGATGGCAACAGCGAGATCATGATGGCGGTGAAGAGTGGCCGGGCCATCAGGTTCCCTGAAGAGAAAGTAAGGCCAACCGGAAGGGGTGCCATTGGAGTAGGCGGTATTGAAGTGGATGAAGACAATGATGAGGTAATTGGCATGATATGTGTCGGGAAGGATGACACTTCCAAAACCGTATTGGTGGTGAGTGAGAAAGGATTTGGGAAGCGCACCCCGATTGATGAGTACCGGATCACCAACCGTGGCGGTAAAGGGGTGAAGACCATCAATGTTACGGACAAGACCGGACCATTGGTAGGGATCCTTGATGTAACCGAGAAGGAAGACCTCATGATTTCCTGCAGGAGTGGCCTGACCATCCGGACGGGAATCTCCAATATCCGCGAAGCCGGAAGGGCTACCCAAGGGGTGAAGCTGATCAGTCTACAGGAAGGAGATGAGATAGCAGCCATCACCAAGCTGGATGAGTTCGAGCAGGAAGCCCCGGTAACAGAAGCCTCAGCCGATGCAGAACCTAATGAAATCCCAAATTCAACCGATGAACCAACCGGAAGCGGTGAAAACCCATCTACCGAAACCGGGACAGAACAATAA